The genomic segment GGCCTTCCACCACCGCGCCGGCGGTGAGCTGGGCGATGCGCCGGAAGCGGCCGCGCATCGCATCGGCAAAGCCCTGGTTTCCGGCGGCTGGAAGGTGCGCCTGCAGCAGCGCACCACGCCGCAAGGCGAAGGCTGGATGGTGGCGGCCAAGACGGGCGCGGCCAACAAGCTCGGGTACATCGCCGCGCACAGCGCCATCGTGCTGGTCTGCCTGGGCGGGCTGTTCGACGGCGACCTGATCGTGCGCGCGCAGATGTGGTTCGGCGGCAAGACGCCGTACACCGGCGGTGGCCTCATCGCCGACGTGCCGCCGCGCCACCGCTTGCCGGCCAGCAATCCCACCTTCCGCGGCAACCTGCTCGTTTCGGAAGGCACGCAGTCCAGCACGGCGATCCTGGCGCAGTCCGACGGCATCCTGCTGCAGGAACTGCCGTTCTCCATCGAGCTGAAGAAGTTCATCGTGGAGTACTACTCCACCGGCATGCCCAAGCTGTTCGCCAGCGAGATCGTGATCCACGACCGCGAAACGGGCGAGAAGGTGCCGGCGCGCGTGGAGGTCAACCATCCGGCCAGCTGGCGCGGCATCGAGATCTACCAATCGAGCTTCGACGACGGCGGTTCCACCGTGAAGCTGGCGGCGGTGCCGATGACCGGCACGGGCAAGCCGTTCGAGGTCCAGGGCACGATCGGCAGCAACACGCAGATCACGCGAGGGCAGGGCGACGGTGCCGAGAAGCTCACGCTGGAGTTCACGGGCCTGCGCGTGATCAACGTGGAGAACATGTCGGAAGCGGGCGGCGGCAGCGGAGCCGATCCGCGCAAGGTCGACCTGGGCGACTCGATCGGCGCGCGATTGGGCGCGGCCAACAAGACGACGAACAAGAAGGAGCTGCGCAACATCGGCCCCTCCGTCAGCTACAAGCTGCGGGACGCAGCAGGCCAGGCGCGCGAGTTCAACAACTACATGCTGCCGGTCGACATGGGCGAGGGCGTGCCGGTGTTCCTGCTGGGCCTGCGCGACACGCCGTCGGAGAACTTCCGCTACCTGCGCGTGCCGGCCGACGACCAGGGCGGCATGGACGGCTTCCTGCGACTGCGGGCCGCGCTGGCCGACCCCGCGATGCGCGAGCAGGCGGTGCGCCGCTACGCGAAGGCGGCCACCGATCCCGCGCGGCCGCAACTCGCCGAGCAGCTGGCGGGATCGGCCGCACAGGCGCTCGCACTGTTCGCGGGTGACCCCGCCGCAGGCGGCAAAGGCGCGGGGCTCGCCGCCGTGTCGGATTTCCTCGAGACGCGCGTGCCCGAGGGCGAGCGCAATCGGGCGGGCGAAGTCGTGGTGCGGATCCTCGGCGGCGTGCTGTTCGAGCTGGCGCAGATCACGCGCCAGCAGGCGGGGCTGGCGCCCCTGGATCCGGGCGATCGCACTCAGGCGTTCATGACGCAGGCCGTGATGGCGCTGAGCGACGCGCACCTGTACCCCGCGCCGATGGCCTTCCAGCTCAAGGATTTCCAGCAGCTGCAGGCCAGCGTGTTCCAGGTGACACGTTCCCCGGGGCGCAACATTGTCTATCTCGGGTGCGCTTTGCTGATCCTTGGCGTTTTTGCGATGCTCTACGTCCGCGAGCGCCGCCTGTGGGTGTGGCTGCGTCCCGCGGCCGGCGGCAGCGAAGCGTCGATGGCGCTGTCGAGCAACCGCCAGACCCTCGAGGTCGATCGCGAGTTCGACCGCCTGCGCACCCAACTGCTCGGAACCCGATGAACACCGCCGCCACCCAGACCATCACCCTCGACCCAGGCTTCTTCGCGAAGCGGCGCCCGCTGGACTGGGTGTTCGCCCTGCTGGTCGCCGCCGGCGGGCTGTTCGCCTTCACCCGCTACTCGGCGTACATGGACGTGTACGAGAAGGGCATCCTGCTGGGATCGATCCCCGCGGCGATCTGGCTGGGCTGGTTCTGGCGTCCGCTGCAGGCATTGATGGTCGCGGTGGCCGGGTTCTCGCTGCTGGGCGTCTTCTCGTACCAGGGCTCGCTGGCGCGCGCGGAGAACGTCTTCTGGCTGAAGTACTTCCTCTCCAGCCAATCGGCGATCCTGTGGATGAGCGTGCTGTTCTTCATGAGCACCGCGTTCTACTGGTTCGGGATGGTCGGCCGCAGCCAGGCCGACGCGATGGAAAGGATCGGCTCGCGCGTTGCGTGGGCGGCAGTGGGCATGGCCCTCATCGGCACCATGGTGCGCTGGTACGAGAGCTACCTGATCGGGCCGGACATCGGGCACATCCCGGTGAGCAACCTGTACGAAGTCTTCGTCCTCTTCTGCTGGCTGACGGCGCTGTTCTACCTCTACTTCGAGTCGCACTACGGCACGCGCTCGCTCGGCGCATTCGTGATGCTGGTGGTCAGCGCAGCGGTCGGTTTCCTGCTCTGGTACACCGTGGTGCGCGAGGCGCACGAGATCCAGCCGCTGGTGCCGGCGCTCAAGAGCTGGTGGATGAAGCTGCACGTGCCGGCCAATTTCATCGGCTACGGCACGTTCGCGCTCGCCGCGATGGTGGCGTTCGCGTACCTGATCAAGCAGAAGGCGGGCGAGACGCGCTGGTGGAAGCTGGCGCCCCTGTGGGGCCTGGGCGTGGTGCTGTGCTTCGAGCCGATCGTGTTCCGCCGCAACGTCGAAGGCGGCAGCAGCTACTGGGCGGTGTACTTCGGCGTCGCGGCCCTGATCGTCGCCGGCATCCTGTGGGGACGCCGGCGCATCGCCGCGCGCCTGCCTTCATTCGAAGTGCTGGACGACGTGATGTACAAGTCCATCGCCGTCGGCTTCGCCTTTTTCACCATCGCCACCGTGCTCGGCGCGCTCTGGGCGGCGGAGGCCTGGGGCGGCTACTGGAGCTGGGACCCGAAGGAGACCTGGGCGCTGATCGTCTGGCTCAACTACGCGGCCTGGCTGCACATGCGCCTGATGAAAGGCCTGCGCGGCGCGGTCTCGGCGTGGTGGGCACTGGTGGGCCTGGCGGTAACGACGTTCGCCTTTCTTGGCGTCAACATGTTCCTATCGGGCCTGCATAGCTACGGCGCGCTCTGACACCTGATTCCGTGTATGGTCCGGGCGCGCAGCACCTTCTCACCAGGGCAACCGCGAAGGGGACCTTCATGCTGATCAAGACCGCACGCGACGGCTTCATCCACCCGATCTCCAGCGAGATCACGCCGCAGGCGGTGTACCGCAGCCGGCGGGAACTGCTCAAGCTGATGGCCACCGGCGCCGCCGGCGCCGCGCTGGCTTCCTGGGCCGGCCGCGAGGCTTGGGCACAGGGGCAGCGGCCGGGCAAGCTGGCCGAGCTGCCGTCGACGAAGTCGCAAGTCCCCGGTGCGATGACGATGGAGAAGGTCACCGACTACAAGGACGCGTCGACGTACAACAACTTCTACGAGTTCGGCACCGACAAGGACGACCCGGCGAAGAACGCGAAGACGCTGAAGACTTCGCCGTGGACGGTGGAAGTCGACGGCATGGTGAAGAAGCCGGCGAAGTTCGCGCTCGAAGACCTGCTGAAGCTGTCGGCGCAGGAGGAGCGCATCTACCGCCTGCGTTGTGTCGAAGGCTGGTCGATGGTGATCCCGTGGGTCGGGTACTCCATGTCGAAGCTGGTGGAGCGGGTCGAGCCGCTGGGCAGCGCGAAGTTCGTCGAGTTCTACACGCAGGCCGATCGCGCCACCATGCCGGGCCTGCGCTCCAGCGTGCTCGACTGGCCCTATGTCGAAGGCCTGCGCCTCGACGAGGCGATGCATCCGCTGACGCTGCTTTCTTTCGGCATGTACGGCGAGGTCCTGCCCAACCAGAACGGCGCGCCGGTGCGTCTGGTGGTGCCGTGGAAGTATGGCTTCAAGAGCGCCAAGAGCCTGGTGCGCATCCGCTTCACCGACCAGGAACCCAAGACCGCGTGGAACAAGGCTGCGGCCAACGAATACGGCTTCTATTCCAACGTGAACCCGAACGTGGACCACCCGCGCTGGTCGCAGGCCACCGAGCGCCGCATCGGCGAGGACGGACTGTTCGCCAAGAAGCGCAAGACGCTGATGTTCAACGGCTACGAGGCCCAGGTCGGGCAGCTGTACGCCGGCATGGACCTGAAGAAGAACTACTGAGCCGGGGCCTCGGCGATGCGAGCGGCTTCGGCCAGGCACTGCTGTTCCGCGAGGGACCGTTCGCGGTTCAGCTTCGAGGCGATGAGGTCGGGCAGCGTGCAGTCGGGTGAATCGTCCCGCGCCGCGCCGTCGGCGGGATTGGCGCAAGCGGCCGCCCAGTGGACGTCATGGATGTTGGCCACCTGTTCGCGGCAGCGGGCGAGGGCGAGACGTGCGCCGGTGCTCAGCGGCACACGCTGCGCCGCGGTGGTGCCGGTGCGCGATTGCGGCTCGGGCCATCGGCTGCCCAGCCCCTGCACCGCGTCGAGCACGGCCACTCCCGCCAGCAGCATCGCCGCTGCGACCGGGGAGGAGAGCCGGGTGCTCATGGCTGCTTCGCAGGAAATCCAGAATAGCACTCGCTCCCCGTTTGCGTGGGGCCGGAGCCTCTGCTGATGGCCACCGCCGCGCGCCGTTCCGTCCTGCTGCATCCGGCGGCCAAACCGCTGCTGTTCGTCCTGGCGCTGCTGCCATTCGCGTGGCTGTTCTACGGCGCGGTGGCGAATCAGCTCGGAGCGAATCCAGCCGAATACCTCATCCGCGCCACCGGCGACTGGACGCTGCGTTTTCTCTGTCTGACGCTGGCCGTCACGCCGCTGCGAGTGGTCACCAGCCAGCCCGCGCTCGTGCGCTTCAGGCGGATGCTGGGGCTGTTCACCTACTTCTATGCGTGCCTGCACCTGTCGGGCTATGCGCTGTTCGACATGGGCCTGGACTTCGCCGACATCGCGAAAGACATCGCCAAGCGGCCGTTCATCCTGGTGGGCTTCGCGGGGTTCCTGCTGCTGACGCCGCTGGCCGCGACGTCGTTCAACCGCGCGATCCGCGCGCTTGGTGCGTCGCGCTGGCAGGCGCTGCACCGCGCCGTCTACGTCATCGCCGGCCTGGCGATCCTCCATTTCTTCTGGATGCGCGCGGGCAAGAACGACTTCGCCGAAGTGGCGGTGTATGCCGCCATCCTAGCGGTGCTGCTCGGATGGCGCCTGTGGCGGCGACTGCGCGGCGCGGCCGCGCGGCCGGTCAGCGCACCAGCCGCTCGCCCCGCATCAGGTCGCTGACCTGCTCGCGCTCGCGGATCAGGTGCGCGCGGTCGCCATCGACCAGCACCTCGGCGGGACGCGACCGGGTGTTGTAGTTGCTGGCCATGCTCATGCAGTACGCGCCGGCCGACAGCACGGCGAGCAGGTCGCCCGGCTGCACGGCGAGCTGGCGGTTGCGGCCGAGCCAGTCGCCGCTTTCGCACACGGGACCGACCACGTCGTAACTGGACTCGTCAGCCCCGGAGCGGGGCTTGACCGGGAGGATGGCGTGGTAGGCCTCGTACATGGCCGGGCGCGGCAGGTCGTTCATCGCCGCGTCGACGATGCAGAAGTTCTTCTGTTCGCCGGGCTTGAGGTACAGCACCTCCGTGACGCAGATGCCTGCGTTGCCCACGAGCGAGCGGCCCGGCTCGATCATCAGCTCGCGGTCGCCGTAGCCGCGCGCGTCGAGGCGGGCCAGCAGCCTGGACCACAGCTGGTCGGCCGCGGGCGGCAGCACGCCCTGGTAGTCGATGCCCAGGCCGCCGCCGAAGTCGATGTGCTGCAGGCGGATGCCGGCGGCTTCGATGCCCTCCACGAGGTCGAGCACCCGCTCCATCGCGTCCATGTACGGGCTGCTGTCGGTGATCTGCGAACCGATGTGGCAGTCGATGCCGACCACGCGCAGCCCCGGCAGCTCTGCGGCGCGGCAGTACGCGGCGAGCGTGCGCTCGTGTGCGATGCCGAACTTGTTGTCCTTCAGGCCGGTCGAGATGTAGGGATGCGTCTTCGGGTCGACATTCGGATTGACGCGGATGCTCACCGGGGCCGTGCGGCCGTGCGTGGACGCGACTTCGCTCAGCACTTCCAGCTCGGCCTCGCTCTCGACGTTGAAGCAGCCGATGCCGACCTCGAGCGCGCGCGCCATCTCCGCGCGCGTCTTGCCGACGCCCGAGAAGATGATGTCGCGCGCGGGCGCACCGACGGCCAACGCTCGCTCGAGTTCGCCGCCCGAGACGATGTCGAAACCGCAGCCCGCCTGCGCGAACACCTGCAGCACGCCCAGCGACGAGTTGGCCTTCATCGCGTAGCAGATCTTCGATTTGCGTCCCGCGAATCCGCGCTGGTAGGCGGACAGCGACGCGAGCATCGACGCCTTCGAATAGACGAACAGGGGCGTGCCGTGCCGGCGCGCGAGTTCGCTCACGCGCAGCTGCTCGACATGCAGCTCGCCGTCGCGCCAGGCGAAGTGGGGATGTCCGGGTGTGGTCATGGCTAACGCACCGGGGCTGCAGTGCCCGTGCCTTGTCCGCCCACGGGCTCACGCGTCTGCGCGGGAGGAGCCGGCGATGTCATCGAGGGATCGGTCATGGTCGGGGTGATCGTCCGGCCGGGGATGAGCACCTGCGGCAGGGTGGCGCGGTTGGCGGCGGCCGGGTCGGTGGGCAGGAAGAGGTCGCCCTTCTGTCCGCAAGCCGCCAATGACGCCAGTGCCATCGCGGCCGGCAGCGCGCGGCGCCAGGGGCCGCTGCATAGAATCGCCCGGAGAGTCAACATCGCGGAATTGTAATGACCGACCCCGAGTACATGGACCGCGCCGAGGCGCTGCTGCGCCAGGTGGAGATGGGCTGCGACCGCATCAACGAGGACACCGAAGCGGACATCGACAGCCAGCGGGTCGGCGGCATGGTCACGCTCACGTTCCGCAACGGCACCCAGATCGTCGTCAACCTGCAGAAGCCGCTTCACGAGGTCTGGCTCGCGGCCAAGGCCGGCGGCTATCACTACAGGTTCGATGGGTCGCGCTGGATGGACACCAAGGGCCAGGGCGAGTTCTTCGAGAACCTGAGCCGGCAGGCGACGCAGCAGGCCGGGCAGCCACTGTCGTTCGGCTGAACGCCGCGGCCGCGAAGCGCGGCGTTCAATTGCGGAACAGGTCGAGGATGCTGCGGCGTTCCTCGGGCGCACGCGGCGCGGGAGCGGCTGCAGGAGCGGGCGGCATGCCGTCGGAGTTCAGCAGGGTCCGGTCGCCGGGCGCGCCGGGTGCGGCCTGGCCGGAGCTGCCCCGCGGCGCCTGGATCTCGTTGCTGCCCGCGCTCACCGGCTCGCCGGCCAGCGGGGTGGTCACGCCCAGGCTCGCAACGCCGCCGCCGCGCGCGTACTCCTCGTAGTACCACTCGCCGCCGACGTTGACCACGCCGGGCGGGGCAAACGCGGGCACTTCGGGCACGCCCTTGAGCGCGGTTTCCATGAAGTTGATCCACACCGGCAGGCTCATGCTGCCGCCGGTCTCGCGGTCGCCCAGCGGGCGCGGGTTGTCGTATCCCATCCAGACCACGGCGACCAGCGAAGGATGGAAGCCGTTGAACCAGGTGTCGATCGAATCGTTGGTGGTGCCGGTCTTGCCGTAGATGTCCGGTCGCTTGAGCGTGGCCTGAGCGCGCGCCGCCGTGCCCGATCGCGTGATCTCCTGCAGCAGCCGGTTCATGATGAAGGCGTTGCGCGCGTCGATGGCGCGCACCGCCTCGGTGGGCAGCGGCGGCTGCGTCTCCACCAGCACCTTGCCGCGGTGGTCGCTGATGCGCGCGATCATCCAGGGATTGACGCGGTAGCCGCCGTTGGCGAACACCGCGTAGCCGGTGGCCATCTGCAGCGGCGTCACGGAGCCCGCGCCCAACGCCATCGTCAGGTAGGGCGGGTGCTTCTCCGCTTCGAAGCCGAATCGCGTGACCCAGTCCTGCGCGTTCTGCGTCCCCACTGCCTGCAGGATGCGGATCGACACCATGTTCTTGGACTTGGCCAGCGCCGCGTGCAGCGGCATGGGGCCCTCGAACTTGCCGTCGTAGTTCTTCGGCTCCCAGGGCTGACCACCCGTCACGCCCGCATCGAAGAACAGCGGTCCGTCGTTGATGATGGTCGACGGAGTGAAGCCCTTCTCGAGCGCCGCCGAGTAGATGAAGGGCTTGAAGCCGGAGCCCGGCTGGCGCCAGGCCTGGGTTGCGTGGTTGAACTTGTTCTTGTGGAAGTCGAAGCCGCCCACCATGGCCTGGATCGAACCGTCGCGGGGATTGAGCGCGACGAATGCGCCTTCCACTTCGGGAAGCTGCGTGATCTCCCAGGTGTTCCTGGGCGTGCGCACGACGCGGATGACGGCGCCGGGCCGGATCCTGATCTTGGGCGCCGCCTTTTCCGACAGGCCCGTCTGCGCGGGCCGCAGCCCCTCGCCGGTGATCTCGAACGGCTCGCCATTGCCGCGCACCGCAACGATGCGCTTGGGCCCGGCCTCCAGCACCACGGCGGCCATCACGTCGCCGTTGTCCGGGTGATCGGACAGCGCGTCGTCGATGGCGTCTTCCCGCTCCTTGCGGTCGGCGGGCAGGTTCACGAATTCCTCGGGGCCGCGGTAGATCTGGCGGCGCTCGTAATCCATGATGCCCTTGCGCAGCGAGCGGTAGGCCGCCTCCTGCTGCGAGGCCTTCACGGTGGTCACCACGTTGAGGCCGCGGGTGTAGGTTTCGGCGCCGTACTGGGCGAACACGAGTTGGCGGACCGTCTCGGCCACGTAGGCCGAGTGCGTGGCGACGTCGAAGCCGCCGGTGCGCAGCTTCAGTTCCTGCTTCTTCGCGGACGCCGCGTCTTCGGCGGTGATGAAGCCGTTCTCCTCCATCCGCTCGATGATGTACAGCTGGCGCGAGCGCGCCCGCTTGGGATTGCTCACCGGGTTGTTGGCCGAAGGCGCCTGGGGCAGGCCAGCCAGCATCGCCGCCTCGGCGATGGTGATGTCCTTCATCGGCTTGCCAAAATAGATCTCCGAGGCCGCCGCGAAGCCGTACGCGCGGTTGCCCAGGAAGATCTGGTTCATGTAGATCTCGAGGATCTGGTCCTTGGTGAGCAGGTGCTCCAGCTTGAACGTGAGCAG from the Ramlibacter henchirensis genome contains:
- the lptM gene encoding LPS translocon maturation chaperone LptM, with the protein product MLTLRAILCSGPWRRALPAAMALASLAACGQKGDLFLPTDPAAANRATLPQVLIPGRTITPTMTDPSMTSPAPPAQTREPVGGQGTGTAAPVR
- a CDS encoding penicillin-binding protein 1A, which produces MPTDLPPEDRPASRSRSKSNRTFSQRVLAALLWLAGGVLAAGVSLVIVGAVALSVAYPNLPDISELADYRPKLPLRVFSADGVLLGEFGEERRNLTPIAEIPAVMKNAVLAIEDARFYSHSGVDYRGLVRAAIANLGRAKSQGASTITMQVARNVYLSSEKTFTRKLYEVLLTFKLEHLLTKDQILEIYMNQIFLGNRAYGFAAASEIYFGKPMKDITIAEAAMLAGLPQAPSANNPVSNPKRARSRQLYIIERMEENGFITAEDAASAKKQELKLRTGGFDVATHSAYVAETVRQLVFAQYGAETYTRGLNVVTTVKASQQEAAYRSLRKGIMDYERRQIYRGPEEFVNLPADRKEREDAIDDALSDHPDNGDVMAAVVLEAGPKRIVAVRGNGEPFEITGEGLRPAQTGLSEKAAPKIRIRPGAVIRVVRTPRNTWEITQLPEVEGAFVALNPRDGSIQAMVGGFDFHKNKFNHATQAWRQPGSGFKPFIYSAALEKGFTPSTIINDGPLFFDAGVTGGQPWEPKNYDGKFEGPMPLHAALAKSKNMVSIRILQAVGTQNAQDWVTRFGFEAEKHPPYLTMALGAGSVTPLQMATGYAVFANGGYRVNPWMIARISDHRGKVLVETQPPLPTEAVRAIDARNAFIMNRLLQEITRSGTAARAQATLKRPDIYGKTGTTNDSIDTWFNGFHPSLVAVVWMGYDNPRPLGDRETGGSMSLPVWINFMETALKGVPEVPAFAPPGVVNVGGEWYYEEYARGGGVASLGVTTPLAGEPVSAGSNEIQAPRGSSGQAAPGAPGDRTLLNSDGMPPAPAAAPAPRAPEERRSILDLFRN
- the cyaY gene encoding iron donor protein CyaY gives rise to the protein MTDPEYMDRAEALLRQVEMGCDRINEDTEADIDSQRVGGMVTLTFRNGTQIVVNLQKPLHEVWLAAKAGGYHYRFDGSRWMDTKGQGEFFENLSRQATQQAGQPLSFG
- the msrP gene encoding protein-methionine-sulfoxide reductase catalytic subunit MsrP codes for the protein MLIKTARDGFIHPISSEITPQAVYRSRRELLKLMATGAAGAALASWAGREAWAQGQRPGKLAELPSTKSQVPGAMTMEKVTDYKDASTYNNFYEFGTDKDDPAKNAKTLKTSPWTVEVDGMVKKPAKFALEDLLKLSAQEERIYRLRCVEGWSMVIPWVGYSMSKLVERVEPLGSAKFVEFYTQADRATMPGLRSSVLDWPYVEGLRLDEAMHPLTLLSFGMYGEVLPNQNGAPVRLVVPWKYGFKSAKSLVRIRFTDQEPKTAWNKAAANEYGFYSNVNPNVDHPRWSQATERRIGEDGLFAKKRKTLMFNGYEAQVGQLYAGMDLKKNY
- a CDS encoding sulfite oxidase heme-binding subunit YedZ produces the protein MATAARRSVLLHPAAKPLLFVLALLPFAWLFYGAVANQLGANPAEYLIRATGDWTLRFLCLTLAVTPLRVVTSQPALVRFRRMLGLFTYFYACLHLSGYALFDMGLDFADIAKDIAKRPFILVGFAGFLLLTPLAATSFNRAIRALGASRWQALHRAVYVIAGLAILHFFWMRAGKNDFAEVAVYAAILAVLLGWRLWRRLRGAAARPVSAPAARPASGR
- a CDS encoding cytochrome c biogenesis protein ResB encodes the protein MTASTEGLRLATPSERLRATVELLSSMRFSISLLTVICIASVIGTILKQHEPAVNYVNQFGPFWSQLFLALKLNAVYSAWWFLLILAFLVVSTSLCIARNTPKILADLKGYKENIREQSLQAFHHRAGGELGDAPEAAAHRIGKALVSGGWKVRLQQRTTPQGEGWMVAAKTGAANKLGYIAAHSAIVLVCLGGLFDGDLIVRAQMWFGGKTPYTGGGLIADVPPRHRLPASNPTFRGNLLVSEGTQSSTAILAQSDGILLQELPFSIELKKFIVEYYSTGMPKLFASEIVIHDRETGEKVPARVEVNHPASWRGIEIYQSSFDDGGSTVKLAAVPMTGTGKPFEVQGTIGSNTQITRGQGDGAEKLTLEFTGLRVINVENMSEAGGGSGADPRKVDLGDSIGARLGAANKTTNKKELRNIGPSVSYKLRDAAGQAREFNNYMLPVDMGEGVPVFLLGLRDTPSENFRYLRVPADDQGGMDGFLRLRAALADPAMREQAVRRYAKAATDPARPQLAEQLAGSAAQALALFAGDPAAGGKGAGLAAVSDFLETRVPEGERNRAGEVVVRILGGVLFELAQITRQQAGLAPLDPGDRTQAFMTQAVMALSDAHLYPAPMAFQLKDFQQLQASVFQVTRSPGRNIVYLGCALLILGVFAMLYVRERRLWVWLRPAAGGSEASMALSSNRQTLEVDREFDRLRTQLLGTR
- the ccsB gene encoding c-type cytochrome biogenesis protein CcsB, producing MNTAATQTITLDPGFFAKRRPLDWVFALLVAAGGLFAFTRYSAYMDVYEKGILLGSIPAAIWLGWFWRPLQALMVAVAGFSLLGVFSYQGSLARAENVFWLKYFLSSQSAILWMSVLFFMSTAFYWFGMVGRSQADAMERIGSRVAWAAVGMALIGTMVRWYESYLIGPDIGHIPVSNLYEVFVLFCWLTALFYLYFESHYGTRSLGAFVMLVVSAAVGFLLWYTVVREAHEIQPLVPALKSWWMKLHVPANFIGYGTFALAAMVAFAYLIKQKAGETRWWKLAPLWGLGVVLCFEPIVFRRNVEGGSSYWAVYFGVAALIVAGILWGRRRIAARLPSFEVLDDVMYKSIAVGFAFFTIATVLGALWAAEAWGGYWSWDPKETWALIVWLNYAAWLHMRLMKGLRGAVSAWWALVGLAVTTFAFLGVNMFLSGLHSYGAL
- the lysA gene encoding diaminopimelate decarboxylase, whose product is MTTPGHPHFAWRDGELHVEQLRVSELARRHGTPLFVYSKASMLASLSAYQRGFAGRKSKICYAMKANSSLGVLQVFAQAGCGFDIVSGGELERALAVGAPARDIIFSGVGKTRAEMARALEVGIGCFNVESEAELEVLSEVASTHGRTAPVSIRVNPNVDPKTHPYISTGLKDNKFGIAHERTLAAYCRAAELPGLRVVGIDCHIGSQITDSSPYMDAMERVLDLVEGIEAAGIRLQHIDFGGGLGIDYQGVLPPAADQLWSRLLARLDARGYGDRELMIEPGRSLVGNAGICVTEVLYLKPGEQKNFCIVDAAMNDLPRPAMYEAYHAILPVKPRSGADESSYDVVGPVCESGDWLGRNRQLAVQPGDLLAVLSAGAYCMSMASNYNTRSRPAEVLVDGDRAHLIREREQVSDLMRGERLVR